One window from the genome of Candidatus Neomarinimicrobiota bacterium encodes:
- a CDS encoding alpha-amylase/4-alpha-glucanotransferase domain-containing protein, translating into MKKVQFIFGIHNHQPVGNFDDVFHQACDQSYLPFLQVLEQFPNISMAFHFSGSLIEWLEVHRPEVLHLLKKLVERGNVEILGSGFYEPILAMIPVNDQIGQITKMNDWVKSQMGYDVRGNWLTERVWEPHLTGSLKQADIDYMVVDDYHFLTSGIDPKDLNGYYNTEQEGQLLSVFPISQKLRYAMPFEDPQVTIDILKAQATEAGNNVVVMADDGEKFGVWPGTYDTVYKQEWLKRFFTLLEQNSEWLQTTTFKQYHAANAPRGLVYLPTSSYFEMSQWTLPTQLGHQMDLLIHALEDQGLSEQSRPFVKGGMWRNFFTKYPESNWMQKRVQFLSLNLKQLDSKGGVSEALRDDLYRSQCNCAYWHGVFGGLYLPHLRHAIYEHLLKAEAAFLEAGGTLPGLVDLDGDGVDEYRLRSDKIQIFISGDLGQIREIDWLPAHFNITNYLQRYSESYHEKLAWADNDHSGCGSIHDLVLTKEEGLQDKLFVDGYSRRSLIDHFFNGEQNQDDYYRGSLQDDLEVHSAAVEQAEAGIQIKNQASLNGAVISVEKQLELHHNKIFVKVRITNQSDQALHYKYGLEFNFGLLGGNSPDRYFLLDGKHSGPLNSHGNDAEIASLTLVDEWDNFRVNLNFGQDCQLWRAPIETISMSEAGFERVYQASSVLPHWSLDLKSGETFKTEIVLSIEKINS; encoded by the coding sequence ATGAAAAAAGTGCAATTTATTTTTGGAATTCATAATCACCAACCGGTGGGCAATTTTGATGATGTATTTCATCAAGCCTGCGATCAGTCCTACTTGCCATTTCTTCAGGTTCTGGAGCAATTCCCCAATATCAGTATGGCCTTTCATTTTAGCGGCTCGCTTATCGAATGGTTGGAAGTTCATCGCCCGGAAGTCCTGCACCTTTTAAAAAAACTGGTGGAACGGGGAAATGTTGAGATTCTAGGTTCGGGTTTCTATGAACCGATTTTGGCCATGATCCCGGTGAATGATCAGATCGGACAGATCACGAAAATGAATGACTGGGTCAAGAGCCAGATGGGCTATGATGTGCGAGGCAACTGGCTCACTGAGCGAGTTTGGGAACCACATCTCACCGGCAGTCTCAAACAAGCAGACATCGATTACATGGTGGTCGATGATTATCATTTTCTTACCTCTGGTATCGATCCTAAAGACTTGAATGGCTATTACAACACCGAGCAGGAAGGTCAATTGCTCAGCGTTTTTCCCATCAGCCAGAAACTACGTTATGCCATGCCCTTTGAAGATCCACAGGTCACCATAGATATTCTCAAAGCCCAGGCAACCGAAGCGGGTAATAATGTGGTTGTGATGGCTGATGATGGTGAAAAATTTGGAGTCTGGCCTGGTACTTATGATACTGTTTATAAACAGGAATGGCTAAAAAGATTTTTTACCCTGCTGGAGCAAAATTCTGAATGGCTCCAGACCACGACCTTTAAGCAGTACCATGCCGCCAACGCGCCCCGGGGGCTGGTTTACCTGCCAACATCCTCCTACTTTGAAATGTCCCAGTGGACCTTACCCACCCAGTTAGGACACCAGATGGATCTGCTTATCCATGCCCTTGAAGACCAGGGGTTGTCTGAGCAGAGTCGTCCTTTTGTCAAGGGTGGAATGTGGCGCAACTTTTTTACCAAATACCCAGAGTCCAATTGGATGCAGAAACGGGTACAATTTCTTTCACTGAATCTTAAGCAACTGGATAGTAAAGGTGGTGTATCGGAAGCCCTTCGAGATGACCTCTACCGATCCCAGTGCAATTGTGCCTACTGGCATGGTGTGTTCGGCGGACTCTATTTACCCCACTTGCGTCATGCTATTTATGAGCATTTACTCAAGGCCGAAGCTGCTTTTCTGGAAGCTGGCGGAACCTTGCCTGGTTTGGTGGATCTGGATGGCGATGGTGTTGATGAGTATCGCCTGCGATCGGATAAGATCCAGATATTTATATCCGGCGACTTGGGTCAGATTCGTGAGATCGATTGGCTGCCGGCTCATTTTAATATCACGAATTACCTGCAGCGCTATTCTGAAAGTTATCATGAAAAATTAGCCTGGGCTGACAATGATCATTCCGGTTGTGGTTCCATCCATGATCTGGTTCTGACCAAAGAAGAGGGTCTGCAGGACAAACTCTTTGTGGACGGCTACTCCCGTCGCAGTCTCATCGATCATTTCTTTAATGGTGAACAGAATCAGGATGACTACTATCGCGGTTCACTCCAGGATGACCTTGAGGTTCATTCTGCTGCCGTGGAGCAGGCTGAAGCCGGTATTCAGATCAAGAATCAAGCCTCCCTGAACGGAGCCGTAATAAGTGTTGAGAAACAACTCGAACTGCACCACAATAAAATTTTTGTTAAAGTCCGGATCACCAATCAAAGTGATCAAGCGCTTCACTATAAATACGGTTTGGAATTTAATTTTGGACTTTTAGGCGGGAATAGTCCCGACCGCTATTTCTTACTGGATGGTAAACATTCAGGACCCTTGAATTCTCATGGTAATGATGCTGAAATAGCATCACTGACTTTGGTAGATGAATGGGACAATTTTAGAGTTAATCTGAATTTTGGGCAGGACTGTCAGTTATGGCGTGCTCCTATTGAAACTATCTCCATGTCTGAAGCTGGCTTTGAACGAGTCTACCAGGCATCATCGGTGTTGCCCCACTGGTCACTTGACTTGAAATCAGGTGAAACATTTAAAACAGAAATTGTTCTGAGTATTGAAAAAATAAATAGCTAA
- the gap gene encoding type I glyceraldehyde-3-phosphate dehydrogenase — protein MRVAINGFGRIGRSVFRILDKRDDINVVAINDLFDHEALAYLLKYDTVMGGFGDSTVRLEGDVLFTANDTVKMLTERNPAALPWKELEIDVVIEATGVFRTQESLTQHLDAGAGRVILTVPSKDEIDYTVVLGVNEDGLKPEHRIISNASCTTNCLAPMAKVLNDAFGIVEGVMTTTHAYTNDQRLADVPHSDWRRSRAAAENIIPTTTGAARAVGKVLPELVGKLDGIAARVPVADGSVVDLIVEVSRNVTVADINAAVREAAATDRLRRVLEYNDNHLVSSDIIGNPYSSIYDASYTRVVGNRIVKTLNWYDNEWGYSNRVVDLINLFKDLK, from the coding sequence ATGAGAGTAGCAATTAATGGATTTGGACGAATTGGTCGCTCAGTCTTCCGGATTCTGGATAAACGTGATGACATCAACGTCGTTGCGATCAATGACCTTTTTGACCATGAGGCCCTGGCCTATCTTTTGAAATATGATACTGTCATGGGTGGTTTTGGTGATAGCACCGTTCGTCTAGAAGGTGATGTCCTTTTTACCGCCAATGATACAGTGAAAATGCTCACTGAACGTAATCCTGCCGCTCTGCCCTGGAAAGAGCTGGAGATCGATGTTGTGATCGAGGCTACTGGTGTGTTCAGAACCCAGGAATCTCTGACCCAGCATCTTGATGCAGGAGCTGGTCGGGTTATCCTTACGGTTCCCTCCAAGGATGAAATTGATTACACAGTCGTGTTAGGTGTGAACGAAGACGGGCTCAAGCCAGAACATCGCATTATTTCTAATGCCAGTTGTACTACCAACTGTCTAGCCCCCATGGCCAAGGTGCTTAACGATGCTTTTGGTATTGTGGAAGGGGTAATGACAACAACGCACGCCTATACCAATGATCAACGACTGGCTGATGTCCCTCACTCAGATTGGCGCCGTAGTCGAGCTGCTGCTGAGAATATCATTCCCACTACAACAGGTGCGGCTCGAGCAGTAGGAAAAGTTCTTCCTGAGCTGGTCGGAAAATTGGATGGGATCGCTGCTCGTGTACCCGTTGCTGATGGCTCAGTGGTTGACCTTATCGTCGAGGTTAGTCGCAATGTTACTGTTGCAGATATTAATGCTGCAGTACGAGAAGCCGCTGCGACGGATCGTCTTCGGAGAGTGCTGGAATACAACGACAATCATCTGGTTTCCTCAGATATTATCGGGAATCCATATTCATCGATCTACGATGCTTCGTATACCCGTGTTGTTGGAAATCGGATTGTAAAAACCTTGAACTGGTACGATAATGAATGGGGTTATTCAAACCGCGTGGTTGACTTGATCAACCTTTTCAAGGACCTGAAATAG
- a CDS encoding glyceraldehyde 3-phosphate dehydrogenase NAD-binding domain-containing protein, whose product MSKIRVGLMGFGEIGRDIYRLSLNQPEMEVVAISDIGRADILHYLMQTDGRNPIDVKQEGNFLVKDGHKARLIHGIAPKDVPWDAFDVDIVIDSTHKYRTREAMQAHLNSGAKRVILGSLPIDDIDRVIVMGVNDDTIKASDKIVSAASATTNALALMLDNMDKAFGVESAMMTTIHAYTSDQPLRNTAASDFRRSRSAAENIIPNVNISPYWMEHILPRFKGKIEGSALNVPVPMGSLLDLTCVLTKSTTTVEEVNEAMRKAAEKLSRYIEVTEDPIVSSDVIGNEHSLLFDTKGTMKASKRMVKTLSWYDNSLGQAGRLVDLALAYGKLGVEGGAA is encoded by the coding sequence ATGAGTAAGATCAGAGTCGGGCTGATGGGTTTTGGCGAGATTGGTAGAGATATCTATCGTCTAAGTCTAAACCAGCCTGAGATGGAAGTTGTGGCGATCAGTGATATCGGTCGCGCTGATATTTTACATTATTTAATGCAGACAGATGGCAGAAATCCCATCGATGTCAAGCAGGAAGGCAATTTTTTGGTAAAGGATGGGCATAAAGCTCGCTTGATCCATGGAATTGCACCCAAAGACGTTCCCTGGGACGCATTTGATGTTGATATCGTTATCGATTCCACCCATAAGTACCGTACCCGTGAGGCCATGCAGGCTCATTTGAACTCCGGTGCAAAACGAGTCATACTGGGATCTTTACCCATCGATGATATTGATCGGGTGATCGTTATGGGTGTTAATGATGACACTATTAAAGCCAGTGACAAGATAGTTTCTGCTGCTTCTGCTACAACAAACGCTCTGGCATTGATGCTGGATAATATGGATAAAGCATTTGGTGTAGAATCAGCCATGATGACCACTATTCATGCTTACACCAGTGATCAACCACTGCGAAATACAGCTGCTTCAGATTTTCGTCGTAGTCGTTCAGCGGCTGAAAATATTATCCCTAATGTGAATATCAGTCCGTACTGGATGGAGCATATCCTGCCGCGTTTTAAGGGTAAGATCGAAGGCTCTGCTCTGAATGTTCCCGTACCTATGGGATCATTGCTGGATCTGACCTGTGTTCTGACAAAAAGCACTACAACTGTTGAGGAAGTAAACGAAGCGATGCGGAAAGCCGCAGAAAAACTTTCCCGCTATATTGAAGTTACCGAGGATCCAATTGTGTCCAGTGATGTGATCGGCAATGAGCATAGCTTGTTATTCGACACCAAGGGAACTATGAAGGCAAGCAAGCGCATGGTTAAAACCCTGAGTTGGTATGATAACAGTCTCGGTCAAGCAGGCCGTCTGGTAGATCTAGCGCTGGCTTATGGCAAGCTTGGTGTAGAAGGAGGTGCTGCATGA
- a CDS encoding helix-turn-helix domain-containing protein, whose product MNEKLLPALKSFGFTSNEAKTYLNLLQNNPATGYEVSGKSGIPRSAIYEILKRLESTGMVSCVDTNPTRYIPLPPDHLFDLLENKFTANLDTLKDSLRNVNTDLEIGDLWNIRGYDSMIDRARNMIRKAKQSVYLSIWRNEFEKLHVDLKDAEKRGVDIVIFSFCTLPIDVGTVFAYNLDNRRLQDVWSSKILLVADRDSAMLGGVEMLPTNKVAWTRNSAIVAIALNYIILDLTLFGQRYNIEMGSVIAEMLQGDIHNLDDLLSEDHEPLIHSTKG is encoded by the coding sequence ATGAATGAAAAGTTACTTCCTGCCCTTAAATCATTCGGATTCACTTCCAACGAGGCTAAAACATATCTAAACTTGTTGCAGAATAATCCGGCAACAGGGTATGAAGTAAGTGGCAAATCGGGGATACCAAGATCCGCAATTTATGAGATTCTGAAACGTTTGGAAAGTACGGGGATGGTGAGTTGTGTCGACACAAACCCAACCCGTTATATTCCTTTGCCCCCTGATCATCTTTTTGATCTTCTGGAGAATAAATTCACTGCTAATCTGGACACATTGAAGGATTCTCTCCGTAACGTCAATACAGACCTTGAGATCGGAGATCTCTGGAATATTCGTGGCTATGACAGTATGATTGATCGGGCTCGCAACATGATCAGGAAGGCCAAACAGTCCGTGTATCTTTCTATCTGGCGCAACGAATTTGAGAAGCTGCATGTTGACCTGAAAGATGCTGAAAAACGTGGTGTGGATATAGTCATCTTTTCATTTTGCACTCTACCAATAGATGTCGGTACAGTTTTCGCCTATAATCTGGACAATCGTCGGCTTCAAGATGTATGGAGTAGTAAGATCCTCCTGGTGGCGGATCGTGATTCGGCAATGCTGGGGGGAGTTGAAATGCTGCCAACCAACAAAGTTGCCTGGACGCGAAACTCGGCGATCGTAGCCATTGCCCTGAATTACATCATTCTTGATCTTACTTTATTTGGACAACGTTATAATATCGAGATGGGGTCGGTTATAGCAGAAATGCTCCAGGGAGACATTCACAATTTGGATGATCTTTTAAGTGAAGATCATGAACCACTTATACACTCAACCAAGGGTTGA
- a CDS encoding MMPL family transporter → MTRPENNAKPSILLLLSSWQSLFYIRAVQKFIHIITERPKLVISINLLIILLLALPILQIHINPDLQALIPADDPELLRMEELEEEFGGLDIILISYHTGDVFTAEALEVIDDLTQDLELLPQIDHLISLTNYESIYSEDESMVVNAFISDLPTNQAESDSLALAASLDPMIGQILVSANREYSAFLIFTKPDADEVPTVIVLREVLAPYLAEGHDLQLGGMPVIRTHISEDINRDTLIYIPAGMILIAFLLYFSFRSRRGLLLPMIVVILSILGTLGLMSWLGLMLSVISSIMPIMLIAVASAYGIHIITRYFEDCAAMDESADSKAVVASVVEHMLRPVFLAALTTIIGFLSLLSHILPASREVGVLTAFGVLLAFGLSITLIPAILVLFHKPSRERQNKNTTNRLLSRILVVIARFVFHQRKLVISGFILLTIVALLGIPSVQIDSNPLNYYGPKSIVRVVNTIIDENFGGSTTMSVVIEGDIKSPDVLKQIDAIQSYLDGKDGVGYTMAITDFIKLMNQSMNGGNPEFYSIPDSRELVSQYLLLYSWESSDSYLDAYVDYEYRVAQVVVRMNTMDVYHMVDIQQDLNQFLDANIRVDNQPKSEGYAVLLGNLMPMMVKGQTRSLILSVFLAALVTGLVFRSLVAALISAMPLAFAISGVFGLMGYTGVYLNTATSMLSSIMIGIGIDYTIHFLFRFRTEIRHGLSDEEAIIKTLSTTGQGIIINGFSVIMGFAVCMLSTFIPIYFFGWLIAVSIFMCLIAALTLLPVVLILTRPKFIYG, encoded by the coding sequence TTGACACGGCCTGAAAATAATGCTAAACCCTCAATACTCCTTTTGCTTTCATCCTGGCAAAGCCTGTTTTACATTCGCGCCGTGCAAAAATTTATCCACATCATCACTGAGCGCCCCAAACTGGTCATCAGCATAAATCTGTTGATCATTTTGTTACTGGCTCTTCCCATTCTTCAAATCCACATCAATCCAGATCTACAGGCACTCATCCCAGCTGATGATCCCGAATTACTTCGCATGGAAGAACTTGAGGAAGAATTCGGTGGCCTTGATATCATTCTGATCAGTTACCATACCGGGGATGTTTTTACTGCCGAAGCCCTCGAAGTGATCGATGACCTGACACAGGATCTGGAGCTACTACCCCAAATCGATCACCTGATCAGTCTGACCAACTATGAATCGATCTACAGTGAAGACGAATCAATGGTCGTAAACGCATTCATCAGTGATCTCCCCACGAACCAAGCGGAGAGCGATTCCTTAGCATTAGCTGCCAGTTTAGACCCCATGATCGGTCAGATCCTGGTTTCTGCCAACCGCGAATATTCAGCTTTCTTGATCTTCACGAAACCTGATGCAGATGAAGTCCCGACTGTCATTGTCTTACGGGAAGTACTAGCACCCTATCTGGCAGAGGGTCATGATCTTCAGCTCGGTGGAATGCCGGTCATTCGCACCCATATTTCCGAAGACATTAATCGGGATACCTTAATATACATCCCAGCAGGAATGATACTCATTGCCTTTCTGTTGTACTTCAGTTTTCGTTCACGACGGGGATTACTCCTACCAATGATAGTGGTTATTCTGTCCATCCTGGGCACTTTGGGCCTCATGTCCTGGCTGGGTTTAATGTTATCGGTTATTTCCAGTATTATGCCGATCATGCTTATTGCTGTTGCCAGTGCTTATGGTATTCATATCATCACCAGATATTTTGAAGATTGCGCCGCCATGGATGAATCGGCAGACAGTAAAGCCGTGGTAGCCAGTGTGGTTGAGCATATGCTCCGGCCTGTTTTCCTGGCTGCCCTGACAACAATCATCGGGTTTTTATCATTATTATCCCACATTCTGCCGGCCTCCCGTGAAGTAGGGGTTCTTACTGCATTTGGGGTATTGCTGGCATTCGGACTTTCCATCACATTGATTCCTGCGATTCTGGTCCTGTTCCATAAGCCCAGCCGGGAAAGGCAGAATAAAAATACAACTAATCGACTGCTTTCCCGCATTCTGGTGGTAATCGCCAGATTTGTCTTCCACCAACGCAAGCTTGTTATCAGCGGATTCATACTGCTTACTATTGTGGCTCTCCTGGGAATTCCCTCCGTGCAAATAGACAGCAATCCTTTGAATTATTATGGTCCGAAATCGATTGTACGAGTGGTCAATACGATCATTGATGAGAATTTCGGAGGTAGCACCACCATGTCTGTTGTGATCGAAGGTGACATAAAATCACCTGATGTCTTGAAGCAGATCGATGCCATTCAATCCTATCTGGATGGGAAAGATGGAGTGGGCTACACCATGGCGATCACCGATTTTATCAAACTCATGAATCAATCCATGAACGGTGGGAATCCTGAGTTTTATTCAATTCCTGACTCTCGAGAGTTGGTTTCCCAATATCTATTACTCTATTCGTGGGAATCCAGTGATAGCTATTTGGATGCTTACGTGGATTATGAGTACCGAGTTGCTCAAGTCGTTGTCCGTATGAATACGATGGATGTTTATCACATGGTTGATATTCAACAAGACCTTAATCAATTCCTGGACGCAAACATCAGGGTTGATAATCAGCCCAAAAGTGAAGGATATGCGGTCTTATTGGGCAATCTAATGCCTATGATGGTCAAGGGTCAGACCAGAAGCTTGATCCTCTCTGTTTTCTTGGCGGCATTAGTTACTGGACTGGTTTTTAGATCTCTGGTCGCGGCCTTGATCAGCGCCATGCCCCTGGCCTTTGCCATATCAGGTGTTTTCGGATTAATGGGTTACACCGGGGTGTACCTGAATACTGCCACGTCCATGCTCAGTTCCATCATGATCGGGATCGGGATTGATTACACCATCCATTTTTTGTTCCGCTTCAGGACCGAGATTCGTCATGGCTTAAGTGATGAGGAAGCTATTATCAAGACCCTGAGCACAACTGGGCAGGGTATTATCATCAATGGTTTCTCTGTAATAATGGGATTTGCAGTCTGTATGCTTTCTACCTTTATTCCAATTTACTTTTTTGGTTGGTTGATAGCAGTATCAATTTTCATGTGCCTGATCGCCGCTCTGACGCTGCTGCCAGTGGTCTTGATCCTGACGCGGCCTAAGTTTATTTACGGGTAA
- a CDS encoding MMPL family transporter yields the protein MKQWFINQSILHAKRSILISLILTALMGSGIRYFVIEDDFMKLLPQDIQSMITWNELKDEFGNTELMFVAFGIRGEDALNSKTLATLWDITRAMEELEQVDEVMSISSSDRMDSDDGFLTIEAMQPYRELDESEIQDISNYLDDTPKIKTRFVGTRGDYLNVMIRPILGASNDIVVYNLEQIVNKHLTGYDVHWGGQAYLTGALPILIRNDVGKLMQAGLIGMLLILLFSFRNVPAVGMVFTTIILSMIFMIGVYGWMYHLTGSDAFLFSVMNTSMPIILLTIANSYGVHIITKFFRQMRKKGQDVQAAVEASLEALILPIFLTALTTIAAFLSMIFAPLEALLGYGIAISAGIVWAWLLTTIFLPSTLVLKKWKPDSSAVSHASIFEKLVIIIGKRVMQHPKAVLISATLVVIVGALGILQLNVEVNMKHFFKPDNSIRKSLQFMDDEMTGSMDLQLLINADLKSPEVLTKISRIQEFMEEHPSVSLSISIADIIKQMHRMVNDNDPAFETIPDTRAKINNLFTLYSMSGDPDDFSSLVDYDYKKGLATSMMRSISTSEIVILVENIEKFLSQDEYQDLNITITGMLVVFRDLVSLILQSSFISIFASIFVIALIAAYFFKHWLWGILAVIPLSSAVILNFGLMGLFGVDLNHVTALLSAIIIGVGVDFAIHYISQFRRHLRHHGLTDDISHETMQDVGFPVILDAASNMAFGALLFSEFVPMIHMGGLMIFAMVSTSMGTLTLLAVILELMKHKLARIEPMIQTV from the coding sequence ATGAAACAGTGGTTCATTAACCAGTCTATACTCCATGCTAAACGTAGTATTCTAATTTCATTGATCCTGACTGCCCTGATGGGCTCTGGAATTCGTTATTTTGTCATTGAAGATGATTTCATGAAGCTCCTGCCTCAGGATATTCAATCCATGATCACCTGGAACGAGCTCAAAGACGAATTCGGTAATACTGAATTGATGTTCGTCGCCTTTGGTATTCGAGGGGAAGATGCTCTCAACTCAAAAACGCTGGCGACGCTCTGGGACATAACCCGGGCTATGGAAGAACTTGAACAGGTCGATGAAGTCATGAGTATCTCCAGCTCCGATCGTATGGATAGTGATGATGGATTTTTGACTATCGAGGCCATGCAACCCTACCGTGAATTGGATGAGTCTGAAATTCAAGATATCAGCAACTACCTGGATGATACACCCAAGATCAAAACCAGATTTGTAGGAACCCGAGGTGATTACTTGAATGTGATGATCCGACCTATTCTGGGAGCCAGTAATGATATTGTGGTTTACAATCTGGAGCAGATCGTCAACAAACACCTCACGGGGTATGATGTTCACTGGGGCGGTCAAGCCTATCTCACCGGGGCTCTCCCGATCCTCATTCGTAATGATGTTGGCAAACTCATGCAGGCAGGACTGATCGGCATGCTTCTGATCCTTCTTTTCAGCTTTAGAAATGTTCCGGCTGTGGGGATGGTGTTTACGACCATCATTCTCTCTATGATCTTTATGATCGGCGTTTATGGGTGGATGTATCATCTGACAGGCTCTGATGCATTTCTGTTTAGCGTTATGAACACCTCCATGCCCATTATCCTCTTGACCATCGCCAATTCGTATGGTGTACACATTATCACCAAATTTTTTAGACAAATGCGGAAAAAAGGACAGGATGTACAGGCAGCTGTTGAAGCAAGTTTAGAAGCCCTTATTTTGCCCATCTTTCTCACAGCCCTTACCACTATCGCAGCTTTTCTCAGCATGATCTTTGCGCCTCTGGAAGCACTTCTGGGTTATGGCATTGCCATATCGGCCGGAATTGTGTGGGCCTGGCTCTTAACCACTATTTTTCTACCCTCAACCCTGGTTTTGAAGAAGTGGAAGCCAGATTCAAGTGCTGTTTCACATGCCAGTATTTTCGAAAAATTAGTGATAATCATTGGCAAGCGGGTAATGCAACACCCCAAAGCTGTACTGATCAGTGCGACCCTGGTGGTGATAGTTGGCGCACTTGGAATTTTACAGCTCAATGTTGAAGTCAATATGAAACACTTTTTTAAACCCGATAATTCTATTCGTAAAAGTCTCCAATTCATGGATGATGAGATGACCGGCAGCATGGATCTCCAACTTCTGATCAATGCCGATCTGAAATCACCCGAGGTCTTGACCAAAATCTCCCGTATCCAGGAATTCATGGAAGAACACCCCTCTGTCAGCCTTTCCATATCCATTGCTGACATCATCAAACAGATGCATCGGATGGTGAATGACAATGACCCGGCCTTTGAAACGATTCCAGATACACGAGCTAAGATCAATAATTTATTTACCCTGTACTCCATGTCTGGAGATCCGGATGATTTCAGCTCGCTGGTGGATTATGATTACAAAAAGGGATTAGCCACGTCCATGATGCGATCCATTTCCACATCTGAGATCGTTATTCTGGTAGAAAACATTGAAAAGTTTCTGAGTCAGGATGAATATCAGGATCTTAATATTACGATCACCGGAATGCTGGTGGTCTTCAGAGATTTAGTCTCTCTGATCTTGCAAAGTTCATTTATCAGTATCTTTGCTTCTATCTTTGTGATCGCTCTCATCGCAGCTTATTTTTTCAAACATTGGTTGTGGGGTATCTTAGCCGTTATTCCTCTTAGCTCAGCAGTGATTCTGAACTTTGGACTCATGGGTCTTTTTGGAGTGGATCTAAATCATGTAACCGCTTTATTGTCAGCAATAATTATTGGTGTAGGAGTAGATTTTGCCATCCACTATATCAGTCAATTCAGAAGACACTTAAGACACCACGGTTTAACAGACGATATCAGCCATGAAACCATGCAGGATGTGGGCTTCCCGGTTATATTGGATGCAGCTTCAAATATGGCTTTTGGAGCCCTGCTCTTTTCAGAATTCGTGCCAATGATCCACATGGGTGGTTTGATGATATTTGCCATGGTCTCAACCTCCATGGGAACACTCACCCTGCTGGCAGTCATCCTGGAACTAATGAAACATAAACTGGCCAGGATCGAACCGATGATCCAAACCGTATAA
- a CDS encoding outer membrane lipoprotein-sorting protein has protein sequence MKNLVKTLTLSLLVSIPLGIFAQTGYEIAKAMEDVNNPTDMKADMTMTLTNKQGKSRESTIRSVIADDNRNQIIWFLAPADDKGVAFLKIEHDDKDDEMRLWLPAFKKVRRISSKKKADSFMGSDLSYEDMTSRALDDYTYELKGSETVEGIDCHILESTPKKGVTRTYKRFMTYVSKTDLVAILDEAYDMRNQLLKRRQIKYTKEKSYNLPLEIFVENVQKKHSTRLLFANIEVDTGVEADLFQEKNLKRMPR, from the coding sequence ATGAAAAATCTAGTTAAAACGCTAACCCTCAGTCTGTTGGTCAGTATCCCCCTGGGGATATTTGCTCAAACAGGGTATGAAATTGCCAAAGCCATGGAGGATGTCAACAATCCAACCGATATGAAAGCTGATATGACCATGACCTTGACCAACAAGCAGGGTAAGTCCAGAGAATCCACAATTCGTTCGGTAATTGCCGATGACAACCGCAACCAGATCATCTGGTTTCTGGCGCCAGCCGATGACAAAGGGGTAGCATTCTTAAAGATAGAACATGATGACAAAGATGATGAAATGCGCCTTTGGTTGCCAGCTTTTAAAAAGGTCCGGCGTATATCTTCCAAGAAAAAGGCTGATTCATTTATGGGTTCTGATCTAAGCTATGAAGATATGACTTCTCGAGCGCTGGATGATTACACTTATGAGTTAAAAGGCAGCGAAACTGTTGAAGGCATTGATTGTCACATATTGGAGAGCACACCAAAAAAGGGAGTTACTCGCACCTATAAACGTTTCATGACCTATGTCAGCAAAACTGATCTGGTGGCGATTCTGGATGAAGCTTATGATATGAGAAATCAACTGTTGAAAAGAAGACAGATAAAATATACTAAAGAAAAATCCTACAACCTCCCTCTGGAGATATTTGTAGAGAATGTACAGAAGAAGCATAGTACACGTTTATTATTTGCCAATATCGAAGTTGACACCGGTGTCGAAGCTGATCTCTTCCAGGAGAAAAACCTGAAACGTATGCCACGCTGA